The sequence ttactccaactgccattatttctttcgtgctagggcatgaagtgatcatcactgagaaactcatcagaaagctgtacagtcttaatgatgaagaaggttgggctGAGTTTCAACCACATACAGTTGACTGGGctctagttgaaaaacaaatctctacagcTGTTGGAGTTGATTCTCACTTCACAGGCAACTtaaggcctttttataaagtatgggctgagattattctgggttctcttcaccatagaaaaaaaaaatgcgctgctcctcctacatcagtccgactcacaagtatactcttttctgcattggcaaaaagatagagatcaacatctctcatattctattagagaatctgaaaacctctatctttgattcaagagaagatgaaagggcgaagtaccctcatattccaagaacaaccattcctttcggaaggatgatttcagacattctgattgaaagcaaagtggtggactccatcagaaattgtaatgcctcgcatttccttggagtaactcaaggtcccatcttcaatggtgttgatctgttcggactggaagtcattaagaatgtacctgttatgtgcacaagctttcctgacattctgtctagaagaattgctgttaaagggttcatctctctgtttcataaagaacttgatcaagttgtcaagttttacttggaagattgcgtgaggaagcaatcagatgttgatcctgcttggatccgtggcagagtacttccgtctaaagaggatattctgaagaaggataagaaggaacgacaggcgaggttaaaaagaaaggctgaagaagatgaggctgaaagagccaagaaattaagggtcacctatgatcctgacaaggtgggatCTTCTGAATACAGAAATAAGAGGATCAGAGACTCCCtacacagaaccagatcttcaagGCAGGTttatactccacctccttctgtccctaaaccttctcaccaatcacctccttctggaccaaaagtaaacttcactttacaaaatccttctccatcatccttctcctctcccattctaaaccccacaccgttgagcattcttccaccaactccttctgataatttcccctcaccaattccctttacaaatactccaccctctcctcaatccatcccatctgacactccaacctcatcaatcattctctcaaatatcccctcctcctcaaccaccgcacctccatcttctatatctcatccattacctaccagaaaatcccaaccctactgtcttctctatcctgactacaaattcaccttcaatccgcctgaacctgaaccttctacatacctggaactcttcagacatgaggtgattagcagtctagaccttctgaaggatgcattcctaaatggtctggatgatgtttctacaagaaatctctggagaagatttcgcaaggattttcaagtagaagcaatgggagttcagaaaagactagtggctgctgcccctggttaccctggttaccttctggaggaagataatggtatatactaccatcctctcagaaattgtgttgctgctgaggagaagccctttgtggatgagatggaacagttgAGACTAGCTGcggcaatggaagcaaacccatgcagggacatggttatctggattcctgagtatcctgttctgctaggagacttcaagactctctttgactatctgagggaaaacccgtctgagaaagatccaaacttggtcatcccagaagttgtttacccaccagaagttgaaggtccttctgctcccaggagtcttgctgccattcttcaggcactagagaatggagactctgaaattcctgctgcagagtatggagatgcttctatgcaagaagcagatgctgaagatcatgttgctgaatcagacccggttgaggatatcccagcaaatgatacttctatggaagctgcagatcaagttgtcattcctgtggatcaaagctgtgaagcttcttctgatgaaccttctcgtcttgcaaggaccctAGAAgagattcagaggagacaggatgagcaaagctcactcaatgacaagtatgatgctttcattgaaaggcaagaaggacacaacaacgatgttaaagagatgctggccaagatcttgtcaagactagggccatcttagattgagtctgtgttgtttctttcttttctttgcatctgttttgtttctgtgcatctgatcttttcatcctgtacttttgtacccattggttgaaccttaatgaaatcatcttcttcctccatgtgttctgttttattcatctgaatcttttctattttttgatgatatgacaaaaagggggagaaatactgtgataaatgatttgatttaatcagttgcattcactaacaagaactgcaagttctacatggtttaagtgttttgcaggtacagagaagtgaagtgaatcttcagaagcaaacactagaagcaaaaccataagaagcgttattctgtaaaaggaataagctcttggaaactgaagcaagctgagtgctgtcaagcttcagagatcagaagcaagaaagaagaatgaatcagaagcactgataatagaatttgaatatcattgtctatcctgttctgacaaaattctatttgctctgatacatataatgttatggctatgatacattatttgctctgatacacgtttttagcctaaatgctctgatacatttggctctgatacatatcatgtatttgaatatacattttatgttctaactcgttcatgctgacttttgtcgtttagtttttgttctgtaacatttcaggatgtagagatgctctgatgatgctctggtacattcaacaatgttctgatacaaatctagcatgaagtgatgattggtagacattcaaagttctgaagctatccgagggaagcagaaatcagaagatgtgaatgttctagaagatcaaagaaattcaagttctgaagctgtcctgaatggaagcagaaatcagaagctgtgaatgttctgaagatcaaagaaattcaagttctgaagctgtcctgaatggaagcagaagtcagaagctgtgagtgttctaaggatctaaagaaattcaagttctgaagctgtccaatggaagcagaagtcagaagctatgaattctctgaaggcagaagcttatatgatcgtctctaccgaaataatcagggaagtcttttatcaaagttcttcgagtatttatttcagggggagattatttatctcagggggagattgttaatctcagggggagacatattcatatgcttatgctatagctgtgtaatttgtcttttgccgtctactctttctgatcgcaaattcatatcatttatatatgtttttgtcatcatcaaaaagggggagattgttagaacaagatttgttcttatcaattatcttagttttgatgataacaataatatgaattttgcttaagataatatggtactctaatccaatgcaatttccctttcaggaaatatataaagagtacgcataattcagcgctcagaagttgtgtctcaaatggttcagcatgcaacatcagaacatggtctggcaagacatcagaagatggtcgaagcagaatcagaacatgggtctatggaagcatcagaagaacatgagatcagaagcactgaagatcagaagatggtatcacgctcagaagcacttcaagatcagaagatcagaagatgctatgcaccaagctgtttgactctgatgatattcaaacgtcgtattcacaaacatcagatcagaaggaagtacacgtggcagactacgctgactgacaaaaggaacgttaaagctactaaaggcaacgtcagtagacacagcgtgaacaaggctcgaggtagttgacaaaagcgtataacattaaatgcaatgctgtacggaacacgcaaagcattaaatgcactcaacggtcatcttctcaacgcctataaatatgaagttctgatgagaagcaaggttaacgattctgcaccaaaacaacttatatcaaacttgctgaaacgctgttcaaatcaaaactcagaatcttcatcttcatcaaagctcactacattgcttttgtaatatcttagtgagattaagcttaaacgttaagagaaatatcacagttgtgattatcgcttttaagaagcatttgtaatactcttagaattacattaagttgtaaggaactagagtgatcgtgttgatcagaatactctaggaagtcttaggagtgaactaagcagattgtaactagagtgatcaggttgatcagtagactctagaaaagtcttagcagttgtctaagcagttgttcctggagtgatcagtgtgtgatcagaatactctagaagacttagtcgtggactaagtggaaaaccattgtaatccgtgcgattagtggattaaatcctcaggttgaggtaaatcatctctgcgggggtggactggagtagcttcgttaacagcgaaccaggataaaaataattgtgcaatttatttttatcgtccaagatttaaagtcacacttattcaatccccccctttctaagtgtttttctatccttcacatagtGGTAAGGAATGGGAGCAAAAAGTTGAATATGAGTGGCGACCCAAGTATTGCCAGACTTGCCTGAAAATTGGTCATGATTGTTCCACAAAGAAGATAACATTGCAGCAAAAACCTCTCCAAAAAGTCTGGCAACGGAAACTAAAGGAGCCTGAGCACAATGACAAAGGAACTGAGGTAGAGGGCAAAAACAAGGGAGATGATACAAATGGTGATGAGAATTGGACTCAAGTCAGCTCCAACAGGAATGATAAGGCTAAGAAGAAGATTGTCTTTACACCTCCTGATGATATGGTAGTTCAAAATGTCTTCACACCCCTTGGGATTGGAGTTAATCTTGTAGGGGAAACCAGCAATTGCAAATGATCACAACATGGAATGTAAGGGGCATGAATAAAGAAGCAAGGCATAGGGAGGTCAGCTCCTACCTCCATGGGTTACATGTTCCTATTATTGCCTTATTAGAAACTAGAATAAATTGGCCAATGCTGATAGAATTCGTATGAAGTTAGGTAATAAATGGTCTTACATTGATAACTATCCTCATCACTACAATGGTAGGATATGGTTGTTATGGAATGATCAAGAAGTGAAAATAAAATTACTTATAGCAGAGGAGCAATTCATTCATGTAGAGGTTATGAACTTGGATAATGAGACTCAGTACTGTGCCACTATTGTATATGCATTGAATCAACTTGATAGGATAGGTGATAACATGAACATGCCCTGGATTGTGATGGGTGACTATAATAATGTTCTGACTTGCAAAGACAGGATTGGTGGTAACCCTGTGGCCATTAACGAGTACAAGGATTTGATGGATATGATGATGAAGAATGGTCTGTATGAAGCTCCTACCAAGGGATCCTATTACATTTGGTCAAACAAGCATTCAAATGGGGCTATCTACTCTAGAATTGACAGACTTGTTGGAAATAGCCTATGGTTCCAAACTTATCAGGATGTTGTTGTGGAAGTTCTCCCTCCCCACATCTCTGATCATTCCCCCATTAGGGTGAGGCATATGGCAATTCAGCATAAGAGGCAACACATATTTAAGTTCTTAAATTGTGTGACTAAGAGGGATGGCTATCATGAGATTGTTAGAAACTGTTGGAACCAAATAATTCAAGGCACTCATATGCAGCAACTTTGGTTTAAGATGAAAAAGCTCCAAAAGGCACTTAAACCTCTCCATAGAGAGTTCAGTGACATCAGGATTCAGATTATAAAAGCCAGAGATGATCTTGAAGAGGCTCATAAAATGCTGCAGAATAATCCCTTTGACTGTACCTCTATAGAGTTGGTGAAAAGCAGAACTGATAGAGTTTTAGAGCTCAATCAGATGAAGGAATGCATTCTAAAACAAAAAAGCTAAGGTGGAGTGGTTGAAGCTTGGTGATGGGAATAACACATTCTTCCACAACTCTGTTAGAGAAAGGCATAAGCATAACAGTATGACTTCTCTCACTTCTATGAATGGAGAGATTCTGACTAGCAGGGAAGACATTGCCAAAGAGATTATTGGTTTTTACACTAATCTGCTAGGGACTGCATCTAGTACAATTGTTGGTATTGATAAACCTTGTGTTATGGGAGGAAAAACTCTATCCAGGGAGGAAGCTATTAGTTTGATACGTCCAGTTTCTGAACAAGAGATATGGGATGCCTTAGAGGGAATTGGTAACTCCAAAGCCCCAGGGATAGATGGCTTTAATGCCTACTTTTTTAAAGATACGTGGCAGACTGTTAAACCTGATGTCATTGGTGCAGTCCATGAGTTCTTCAACACTGGCAAAATGCACAAAGGCCTAAAATGCTCCCTTATCACTCTGATACCAAAGTCTAATGAGGCAAAGACAATAAAGGATTGGAGACCTATCTCATGCTGCAACACCTTCTacaaaatcctttcaaaaatcatgACCAAAAGGCTAGCCAATGTTATAAAT is a genomic window of Vicia villosa cultivar HV-30 ecotype Madison, WI unplaced genomic scaffold, Vvil1.0 ctg.001794F_1_1, whole genome shotgun sequence containing:
- the LOC131636618 gene encoding uncharacterized protein LOC131636618, which encodes MKLGNKWSYIDNYPHHYNGRIWLLWNDQEVKIKLLIAEEQFIHVEVMNLDNETQYCATIVYALNQLDRIGDNMNMPWIVMGDYNNVLTCKDRIGGNPVAINEYKDLMDMMMKNGLYEAPTKGSYYIWSNKHSNGAIYSRIDRLVGNSLWFQTYQDVVVEVLPPHISDHSPIRVRHMAIQHKRQHIFKFLNCVTKRDGYHEIVRNCWNQIIQGTHMQQLWFKMKKLQKALKPLHREFSDIRIQIIKARDDLEEAHKMLQNNPFDCTSIELVKSRTDRVLELNQMKECILKQKS